One part of the Plasmodium berghei ANKA genome assembly, chromosome: 2 genome encodes these proteins:
- a CDS encoding mTERF domain-containing protein, putative yields MNNHYYCLLCFVIICFNSLVCNIIICKTIYNRNSSKESKSVLLKMRKNNPLKLKTMQKTNNTNKHNVKNSNLYYLGTNMFITSAYKPIKLHHNIYKNRSDHDKKVKKNIKWKYKILKATDKQVNNLKEIKNIDNTILGSNFHDKEDEIIDQIPEKFLNVFKWALEFKLKNFNCKFSRITKLAKKNNEQLKPLSNYAIGHKENLLAMLQNDKNFFVNIVKRLKSKDYFNFDIYSIFKFINIDIRFLFTPDCHDQSALFFLILGNIDKSINYFIDNRHTVNFDKMPKDYNYATQENGKSNMTIMEKKKLLRMQKKLIKEEKKRLYNQRLSLSEQNPNPSEENITKDGVTKDEVTKDGVTKDEVTKDEVTKDGVTKDEVTKDGVTKDEVTKDGVTKDEVTKDGVEKDGVTKDGVTKDGVEKYEVTNDGVENVNIAKTSSIDDKLSFFLKYYKELEYFFTNHFKSGDEIKEFFEKCNKKENKIIKEEINFHSNGEKIINKKEIIKNGLNLEMIKKVIKTSPRLSLINKRTLTKRIEHYRNEMNYNYNELMDILYNLPQFYSFGNLKKKYKELLYLHQSIKEDDLKKLIKIYPRIFTYNIYRTIRPKLLYLIRHLNKSFTDSISFPQYYSYSFRLRIIPRHVAYMNLYYVDYIKYYKELLRKYNYADFNNNFNSLVYNSNIPPINLKKLLQTSNKEFIEYYKIPYYQFIRSTQLAKHIQNPFIIY; encoded by the coding sequence ATGAATAACCATTACTATTGCTTGTTATGTTTTGtaattatatgttttaacTCTCTTGTGTGCAACATTATAATTTGCAAAACCATTTACAATAGGAATAGTAGTAAAGAAAGTAAATCagtattattaaaaatgagGAAAAATAATCCCTTAAAATTGAAAACAATGCAGAAAACGAATAATACAAACAAACATAATGTAAAGAATAGTaacttatattatttaggAACAAATATGTTCATTACATCAGCATATAAGCCGATTAAACTAcatcataatatatataaaaatcgCAGTGATCACGataaaaaagttaaaaaaaatataaaatggaaatataaaatactaAAAGCAACTGATAAACaagtaaataatttaaaagaaataaaaaatatcgaCAACACTATATTAGGTAGCAATTTTCATGATAAAGAAGATGAAATTATAGATCAAATTCCAGAAAAgtttttaaatgtttttaaatgGGCTTTagaatttaaattaaaaaattttaattgtaAATTTTCGAGAATAACTAAAttagcaaaaaaaaataatgaacaaTTAAAACCGCTAAGTAATTATGCAATAGGTCAcaaagaaaatttattagCGATGTtacaaaatgataaaaatttctTTGTAAACATAGTTAAAAGATTAAAATCAAAAGactattttaattttgatatctattctatttttaaatttattaatatagaCATAAGGTTTTTATTCACCCCAGATTGCCATGATCAATCcgctcttttttttctaattttgggaaatattgataaatctattaattattttatcgATAATAGGCACACAGttaattttgataaaatgcCCAAGGATTACAATTACGCTACTCaagaaaatggaaaatcaaatatgacaataatggaaaaaaaaaaattacttaggatgcaaaaaaaattaattaaagaAGAAAAGAAAAGGCTGTATAATCAGCGTCTATCGCTCTCTGAACAAAACCCTAACCCCAGCGAAGAAAACATAACAAAAGATGGAGTAACAAAAGATGAAGTAACAAAAGATGGAGTAACAAAAGATGAAGTAACAAAAGATGAAGTAACAAAAGATGGAGTAACAAAAGATGAAGTAACAAAAGATGGGGTAACAAAAGATGAAGTAACAAAAGATGGGGTAACAAAAGATGAAGTAACAAAAGATGGGGTAGAAAAAGATGGGGTAACAAAAGATGGGGTAACAAAAGATGGGgtagaaaaatatgaagtAACAAACGATGGGGTAGAAAATGTCAACATAGCAAAGACATCGAGCATAGATGATAAATTATCATTCTTTCTTAAGTACTACAAAGAAttggaatatttttttacaaatcaTTTTAAAAGTGGGGATGAGATAAAggaattttttgaaaagtgcaataaaaaggaaaataaaataataaaagaggaaataaattttcattcaaatggagaaaaaattataaataaaaaagaaataataaaaaatggttTAAATCTagaaatgataaaaaaagttattaaAACATCCCCTAGATTatcattaataaataaaaggaCTTTAACTAAAAGAATAGAACATTACAGAAATGAAatgaattataattataatgaacttatggatatattatataatctacctcaattttattcttttggaaatttaaaaaaaaaatataaagagttattatatttacatcAATCAATAAAAGAAGACGACTTAAAAaaacttataaaaatatatcctagaatatttacatataacATTTATAGAACTATAAGGCcgaaattattatatctaattagacatttaaataaatctTTTACAGATTCTATTTCTTTTCCTCAATATTATAGTTACAGCTTTCGATTAAGAATAATACCAAGGCATGTTGCATATATGAATTTGTATTATGTagattatattaaatattataaagaattattaagaaaatataactatGCAGATTTTaacaataattttaatagtTTAGTTTATAATTCTAATATACCTccaattaatttaaaaaaattgttacaAACATCTAATAAGGAATTTATTgaatattacaaaataCCTTATTATCAATTTATCAGATCTACACAACTAGCCAAGCATATACAAAAtccatttattatttattaa